A window from Bacteroidota bacterium encodes these proteins:
- the ybeY gene encoding rRNA maturation RNase YbeY, producing the protein MISFYSILPFGLGQEAEVTDWLLNVAARYGRTVESLEYVFVDDAYLHRMNLDHLGHDTLTDIITFDYSVSASIVGEIYISVERVQDNAQDLSIPFIDELHRVLVHGLLHICGMSDGTSDQEREMRLAEDLSLGLRMF; encoded by the coding sequence ATGATTTCTTTTTATTCAATTCTTCCGTTCGGGCTGGGGCAGGAGGCAGAGGTGACGGACTGGCTGCTGAACGTAGCTGCCCGCTACGGCAGAACTGTGGAGAGCCTGGAGTACGTGTTTGTGGATGATGCATACCTGCACCGTATGAACCTGGATCATTTGGGACATGATACCTTGACCGACATCATTACCTTCGACTACTCTGTTTCAGCATCAATTGTAGGAGAGATCTACATAAGCGTTGAGCGCGTGCAGGATAATGCCCAGGATCTATCTATTCCCTTTATCGACGAGCTGCATCGTGTCCTGGTGCACGGCCTGCTGCATATTTGCGGCATGAGCGACGGTACTTCCGATCAAGAGCGAGAGATGCGGCTTGCAGAGGACCTTTCCTTGGGACTAAGAATGTTTTAA
- a CDS encoding ATP-binding protein, whose translation MTTMSAFTKSQPTERNLVISSRIEEISLVEDFIEELNQLYNFREDVYGNILITVTEAVNNAILHGNRNDSSKKIRITCSFLTEYMISFAVEDEGAGFDFKSIKDPTAPENLLDEHGRGVYVMQNLADEILYKGSGNIVELRFSI comes from the coding sequence ATGACCACGATGAGCGCTTTTACCAAAAGTCAACCCACCGAACGAAACCTTGTCATTAGCAGTAGGATTGAGGAAATCTCGCTGGTAGAGGACTTCATAGAGGAGCTAAACCAGCTATATAACTTTCGAGAGGATGTTTATGGCAACATCCTTATCACGGTGACAGAGGCAGTGAATAATGCTATCCTGCATGGTAATCGAAATGATTCTTCGAAGAAGATCCGGATCACCTGCTCCTTCCTTACCGAGTACATGATTTCCTTTGCCGTAGAGGACGAGGGTGCAGGATTTGATTTTAAGAGCATTAAGGATCCAACCGCACCAGAGAACCTACTGGATGAGCATGGACGGGGTGTATATGTGATGCAGAATTTGGCCGACGAGATTCTATATAAGGGCAGCGGGAACATTGTGGAGCTCCGGTTCAGTATATGA